From a region of the Microbacterium sp. nov. GSS16 genome:
- a CDS encoding DUF1304 domain-containing protein → MTGIRLPVRLVRQGPARVGEPADAETTRPLAFNQGFYNLFLALAAFLGVVLVAVGAQTAGVTLALAGTGMMLAAALVLVFSDRTKLCAAATQGTAPLLAVIALTVWML, encoded by the coding sequence GTGACCGGCATTCGGCTCCCGGTCAGGCTGGTGCGGCAGGGTCCGGCGCGGGTGGGGGAGCCTGCCGATGCCGAGACGACGCGGCCCCTCGCCTTCAACCAGGGCTTCTACAACCTCTTCCTCGCCCTAGCCGCGTTCCTCGGGGTCGTCCTGGTCGCGGTAGGGGCACAGACGGCGGGTGTCACCCTCGCCCTCGCCGGCACGGGGATGATGCTCGCCGCGGCCCTCGTGCTGGTCTTCTCCGACCGCACCAAGCTCTGTGCCGCCGCCACTCAGGGCACGGCGCCGCTGCTCGCCGTGATCGCACTGACGGTCTGGATGCTCTGA
- a CDS encoding CPBP family intramembrane glutamic endopeptidase, with translation MTKTAWRSIPPAALVCAAAPAFFVLGWTWAGWLLIIFGLGTAALIERRSPRSIAVSVGHRPDRVIRERRVPSLTRDLALIAIGMLIVHAISLEAQLDDLSMLRFTLALGGAVLAPYLLSRFAFRDRAISFPWRTGRRWAPWQWVWLIGVLVLGWLILPFYFITSGVYHNWPVVDTADLIARLFVGVGAVGIWDELFFICTVFALLRRHMPALSANVLQMIVFVSFLWELGYRAWGPVLTIPFALLQGWIFLRTHSLAYVVTVHLLFDAVVFAVLVHAHNPGLLPFFLV, from the coding sequence GTGACGAAGACCGCCTGGCGCAGCATCCCTCCGGCGGCGCTGGTGTGCGCTGCCGCGCCCGCCTTCTTCGTGCTCGGCTGGACCTGGGCCGGGTGGCTTCTCATCATCTTCGGCCTCGGGACCGCCGCGCTGATCGAACGCAGGTCTCCGCGCTCGATCGCCGTGTCGGTCGGACACCGACCCGACCGGGTGATCCGCGAGCGACGCGTCCCGTCGCTGACTCGCGATCTGGCGCTGATCGCGATCGGGATGCTGATCGTGCACGCTATCTCACTCGAGGCGCAGCTCGACGACCTCTCGATGCTGCGCTTCACGCTCGCGCTCGGGGGAGCGGTGCTCGCGCCGTACCTGCTGTCGCGCTTCGCGTTCCGCGACCGGGCGATCTCGTTCCCCTGGCGCACCGGCAGGCGCTGGGCGCCATGGCAGTGGGTGTGGCTGATCGGGGTGCTTGTGCTCGGGTGGCTGATCCTGCCGTTCTACTTCATCACCAGCGGCGTCTACCACAACTGGCCGGTCGTGGACACGGCCGATCTCATCGCCCGGCTGTTCGTCGGCGTCGGCGCGGTGGGCATCTGGGACGAGCTGTTCTTCATCTGCACAGTCTTCGCGCTGCTGCGCCGGCACATGCCGGCTCTCAGCGCCAATGTGCTGCAGATGATCGTGTTCGTGTCTTTCCTGTGGGAGCTCGGCTACCGGGCCTGGGGACCGGTGCTGACCATCCCGTTCGCGCTGCTGCAGGGCTGGATCTTCCTGCGCACCCACTCGCTCGCGTACGTGGTGACAGTGCACCTGCTCTTCGACGCCGTCGTGTTCGCCGTGCTCGTGCACGCCCACAATCCCGGGCTGCTGCCGTTCTTCCTCGTCTGA
- the trmB gene encoding tRNA (guanosine(46)-N7)-methyltransferase TrmB codes for MPEPRTFRDEPVSFVRRSGRMSEAQERAFEQHATFYLLDVPRDVAFTSVHPDARLDVAAEYGREAPLIVEIGSGQGHAIVAAASAAPDADFLAVEVFRAGLARTMLDAAAADVRNLRLVEANAPEVLSTYLPEGSASEVWIFFSDPWHKKRHTKRRLIRPGFPAAAARAIAAGGLLRLATDWEDYALQMREVLDEAPEFERAFDGEWAARFDGRVMTAFERKGIAKGREIRDLTYRRVPRV; via the coding sequence ATGCCTGAACCACGCACCTTCCGCGATGAGCCGGTCTCGTTCGTGCGCCGCAGCGGCCGCATGTCGGAGGCGCAGGAACGGGCATTCGAGCAGCACGCGACGTTCTATCTGCTGGACGTCCCCCGCGACGTCGCCTTCACCTCGGTGCATCCGGATGCGCGGCTCGATGTCGCGGCCGAGTACGGGCGCGAGGCGCCGCTGATCGTCGAGATCGGCTCCGGCCAGGGCCACGCGATCGTCGCCGCCGCATCCGCCGCGCCCGACGCCGACTTCCTGGCGGTCGAGGTGTTCCGGGCGGGGCTGGCGCGCACCATGCTCGACGCCGCGGCCGCCGACGTTCGCAACCTGCGTCTGGTCGAGGCGAATGCTCCCGAGGTGCTCTCGACGTATCTGCCCGAGGGATCGGCGTCGGAGGTGTGGATCTTCTTCTCCGACCCGTGGCATAAGAAGCGCCACACCAAGCGGCGCCTCATCCGTCCCGGCTTCCCAGCGGCCGCAGCGCGCGCGATCGCCGCGGGGGGCCTGCTTCGCCTCGCGACCGACTGGGAGGACTACGCGCTGCAGATGCGCGAGGTGCTCGACGAGGCGCCCGAGTTCGAGCGCGCCTTCGACGGCGAGTGGGCCGCGCGCTTCGACGGCCGCGTGATGACCGCCTTCGAGCGCAAGGGCATCGCCAAAGGACGCGAGATCCGCGACCTCACCTACCGCCGGGTGCCGCGGGTGTGA
- a CDS encoding DUF3097 domain-containing protein: protein MDDMYGSDVLADGWRQRGFAKTTEVAAERDLVVEVAQDGYCGAVTRIEAGMVELEDWKGRRRSFPLGGGFMIDGKPVKLVVPVAKRTGPRRTASGSFAVADDRARVALPSRILVEGRHDAELVEKVWGADLRVEGVVVEYLKGLDLLDELLAESPPSATRRYGVLVDHLVAGSKETRIVDQIMRGPHGRHLKIVGHPYIDVWQCVTPAAMGIRAWPEIPRGTDWKTGICRAFGWPADDQTDIAHAWKRILSRVTTYRDLEPALLGRVEELIDFVTEPAR from the coding sequence ATGGACGACATGTACGGCTCCGACGTGCTCGCCGACGGCTGGCGGCAGCGCGGTTTCGCCAAGACGACCGAGGTCGCGGCAGAGAGGGATCTCGTCGTCGAGGTCGCGCAGGACGGGTACTGCGGTGCGGTCACCCGGATCGAGGCGGGCATGGTCGAGCTCGAGGACTGGAAGGGCCGTCGGCGCAGCTTCCCGCTCGGCGGCGGATTCATGATCGACGGCAAGCCGGTGAAGCTCGTCGTGCCCGTCGCGAAGCGGACAGGACCCCGCCGCACGGCATCCGGGTCGTTCGCCGTAGCCGACGACCGGGCGCGAGTGGCGCTGCCGAGCCGCATTCTCGTCGAGGGGCGGCACGATGCCGAGCTCGTGGAGAAGGTCTGGGGAGCGGACCTGCGCGTGGAGGGCGTCGTCGTCGAGTACCTGAAGGGTCTCGATCTGCTCGATGAGCTGCTCGCGGAGTCGCCGCCATCGGCCACCCGCCGCTACGGTGTGCTGGTCGATCACCTGGTGGCCGGCTCGAAGGAGACCCGCATCGTGGATCAGATCATGCGCGGTCCGCACGGCCGGCACCTGAAGATCGTCGGGCACCCCTACATCGATGTGTGGCAGTGCGTGACCCCTGCGGCGATGGGCATTCGAGCATGGCCGGAGATCCCGCGCGGCACGGATTGGAAGACGGGCATCTGCCGCGCCTTCGGCTGGCCGGCCGACGACCAGACCGACATCGCCCACGCCTGGAAGCGGATCCTCTCTCGCGTCACGACCTACCGCGACCTCGAACCCGCCCTGCTGGGCCGGGTCGAGGAGCTGATCGACTTCGTCACGGAGCCCGCGCGGTGA